A part of Oncorhynchus masou masou isolate Uvic2021 unplaced genomic scaffold, UVic_Omas_1.1 unplaced_scaffold_1218, whole genome shotgun sequence genomic DNA contains:
- the LOC135529957 gene encoding tripartite motif-containing protein 16-like, whose amino-acid sequence SLQRYQSLSSISVSSDLPSIVVRPLQYFGDVSQTVSELREKLEDFLKGEWTKISTTVNIVDVVLPPEPKTREQLLQYSCQLTLDPNTARTHLSLSKGNRKVTRTHQVQPYPDHPDRFTYWWQVLCREGLSGRCYWEVERTGGVDTAVSYKDISRTEGGNDGGFGYNNKSWSLYYYRGGYCFRHNNVETKVSGPQSSRVGVYLDHKAGTLSFYSVSDTMTLLHRVQTTFTQPLYPGFCLTGSAELVKL is encoded by the exons tctctccagaggtatcagtctctctccagtatcagtgtatcttcagacttacccagcatcgttgtccgtcctcttcagtactttggagatgtgagtcagactgtgtctgaactgagagagaaactagaagacttccttaaaggagaatggaccaagatctccactacag tgaatatagtggatgttgtactgcctccagagcccaagaccagagaacagttgttacaat attcctgtcagctcacactggacccaaacacagcacgcacacacctctctctgtctaaagggaacagaaaggtgacacGTACACACCAAGTCCAACCAtatcctgaccatccagacagattcaccTACTGGTGGCAggttctgtgtagagagggtctgtctggacgctgttactgggaggtggagaggactggTGGTGTTGATACAGCAGTCTCATATAAAGACATCAGCAGAACAGAGGGAGGTAATGATGGTGGATTTGGATACAATAACAAGTCCTGGAGTTTATATTACTATAGAGGTGGTTAttgtttcagacacaataatgttgagactaaagtatcaggccctcagtcctccagagtaggagtgtacctggatcacaaggcaggtactctgtccttctacagtgtctctgacacaatgaccctcctccacagagtccagaccacattcactcagcccctctatcctgggtttTGTCTCACTGGTtctgctgagctggttaaactgtaa